The following coding sequences are from one Treponema bryantii window:
- a CDS encoding TolC family protein: protein MKRLIFTMIVAASFSLYAQTATEKSRVITVEDAVVLAADNNISLKRQKITLDALDKRNKTSWNGVSPSASLSGSYEIPFDGLLTEKEASNKYTYSFSASVSLSLTPSLYTSIKEARLKFESGKTSYEDAVRQVELSVRKLFYSLLYTKESISLQKRNMETARLRYENNRDKYNRGQLSELDLLQSQYSYESQRPTIESAEIAYQNNMASFKQTLGISQDEKIELSGSLSDAIPPETFTVTQTVEELPSVKKIQTNIEQQKNSLLATRFSAYAPSISASYSWGMNRLSDKTEDITKANENESHSLSFGVRIPLDGYLPWSNGALSIAAQKGALKDLELQLEDEKTTASLNLENSIKNILQKQSQMEMLNRNVEIAQKSYDMTLTAYNHGSRDLLTLQNASDSLLKAKTDRESHIYNLICAVLDLENTLGVPFGSLGNE from the coding sequence ATGAAACGTTTAATTTTTACAATGATTGTGGCTGCGTCATTTTCACTGTATGCGCAGACTGCAACTGAGAAATCTAGAGTTATTACAGTGGAAGATGCAGTAGTTCTTGCTGCAGATAACAATATTTCCCTTAAACGTCAGAAAATTACTCTGGACGCACTGGATAAGCGTAATAAGACTTCCTGGAATGGTGTAAGTCCGTCTGCCTCTTTAAGCGGATCCTATGAAATTCCTTTTGATGGTTTGCTTACAGAAAAAGAAGCTTCAAATAAGTATACTTATAGCTTTAGTGCTTCTGTCAGTCTTTCTCTTACACCTTCACTTTATACTTCAATAAAGGAAGCTCGACTTAAGTTTGAAAGTGGAAAAACTTCTTATGAGGATGCTGTTCGTCAGGTTGAACTGAGTGTAAGAAAGCTTTTTTACTCTCTTTTGTATACAAAAGAAAGTATATCTCTCCAGAAGCGTAATATGGAAACAGCACGTCTTCGTTATGAAAATAACCGCGATAAATATAACCGCGGCCAGCTTTCTGAACTCGACCTTTTGCAGTCTCAGTACAGCTATGAAAGCCAGCGCCCGACAATAGAATCTGCAGAAATAGCTTATCAGAATAATATGGCTTCCTTTAAGCAGACTCTTGGTATTTCGCAGGATGAAAAAATTGAACTTTCAGGATCTCTTTCGGATGCAATTCCTCCTGAAACTTTTACAGTTACGCAGACTGTAGAGGAGCTTCCTTCAGTAAAGAAGATTCAGACAAATATTGAACAACAGAAAAACTCGCTGCTTGCAACTCGCTTTTCTGCTTATGCACCTTCAATTTCGGCCTCATATTCCTGGGGAATGAATAGATTGTCTGATAAAACAGAAGATATTACTAAAGCAAATGAAAATGAAAGTCATAGTTTGTCGTTTGGAGTAAGAATTCCTCTAGATGGATATCTTCCATGGTCAAATGGAGCTCTTAGTATTGCAGCACAAAAGGGAGCTTTAAAAGATCTCGAATTGCAGCTTGAAGATGAAAAGACAACAGCATCCCTTAATCTTGAGAACAGTATAAAAAATATTCTTCAGAAGCAGAGTCAGATGGAGATGCTGAACCGCAATGTAGAAATTGCGCAGAAATCTTATGATATGACTCTTACTGCCTATAATCACGGTTCACGCGATTTACTTACTTTGCAGAACGCTTCAGATTCACTTCTTAAAGCAAAAACAGACAGAGAATCTCATATTTACAATCTGATTTGCGCTGTTTTAGATCTGGAAAATACACTCGGAGTTCCATTTGGATCTTTGGGAAACGAATAA
- a CDS encoding efflux RND transporter periplasmic adaptor subunit has translation MDRKKTTTTAIILIAILAVTAGAVFLITRSAKNKNSASGGFGGFGGRGPQTATAVRTTVAEKKTITDFVYTNGEIETQKSIEVFPSIGGKVVEMLVSLGSSVKQGDIIAYIDPSEPGSYYAKSPVTAPIDGSIITSPVKIGQKVSANSVITKIGDINNLQITAKVPERYVADIAIGQKAEITLQAYGEEKFIASVVRISPVVDPATRTKEIILNFDKKYDKVNAGMFARVKLFTVDFGGYPVIPQDAFVENSDEYYLYVVKDDSTVTKRKVTRGKNIDGYNQVTDGLAAGEVVVLEGMLSLYEGAKVRDISGNVEFVEAPPADKGDEKSPKPEGKK, from the coding sequence ATGGACAGGAAAAAAACTACAACTACGGCAATTATTCTGATTGCCATTCTTGCTGTTACAGCTGGTGCAGTATTTTTAATAACCCGCTCAGCAAAAAATAAAAACTCAGCGTCTGGTGGATTCGGAGGTTTTGGAGGCCGAGGTCCACAGACAGCAACTGCAGTTCGTACAACTGTAGCAGAAAAGAAAACAATTACAGATTTCGTTTATACAAACGGTGAAATTGAAACTCAGAAATCAATTGAAGTTTTTCCTTCTATAGGGGGTAAGGTTGTAGAGATGCTGGTTTCTCTCGGCTCTTCAGTAAAGCAGGGCGACATTATTGCTTATATCGACCCGTCTGAGCCTGGAAGTTATTATGCAAAAAGCCCTGTTACAGCTCCAATCGACGGAAGTATCATTACCTCTCCTGTAAAAATCGGCCAAAAGGTTAGTGCAAATTCAGTAATCACAAAAATAGGTGATATCAACAATCTTCAGATTACAGCAAAGGTGCCGGAGCGATATGTTGCAGATATCGCAATCGGTCAGAAGGCAGAAATCACACTTCAGGCTTATGGCGAAGAAAAGTTTATTGCTTCAGTTGTTCGTATTTCTCCAGTTGTAGATCCTGCTACACGTACAAAAGAAATCATTTTGAATTTTGATAAAAAATATGACAAGGTTAATGCCGGTATGTTTGCCCGCGTTAAGCTTTTTACTGTTGATTTTGGAGGCTATCCGGTTATTCCTCAGGATGCCTTTGTTGAAAACAGTGATGAATATTATCTGTATGTTGTAAAAGATGATAGCACTGTTACAAAGCGCAAGGTAACCCGTGGAAAAAATATCGACGGTTACAATCAGGTTACTGATGGTCTTGCTGCCGGTGAAGTTGTTGTTCTTGAAGGTATGCTTTCACTTTATGAAGGTGCAAAAGTTCGTGATATCAGCGGCAACGTGGAGTTTGTAGAAGCACCACCTGCAGATAAAGGTGATGAAAAAAGTCCAAAGCCAGAGGGTAAAAAATAA